Below is a genomic region from Rosa chinensis cultivar Old Blush chromosome 5, RchiOBHm-V2, whole genome shotgun sequence.
AGCTCATTTTATGTGAATCTTTATGATCTTTCCTTTTCACAGCCTGGTCAGCAGTCTGTTTCTTTAGGTATACCTCAAACTCCATCGCATATTTTCGAAGTTCGTCTGGTTTTTGAGTTGTAGTGGTTTCTTCTTCAACGAACTCAGGTTCAGGAAGGTCTCCATCTTGTTGATCATCCCCACCGTCCCAActcatctcatcttcttcttgacCCTCTTGtccttctgaattctttttcaCCGATCTGTTATTCTTTCTAAGAATACAAAGAACATGGTCCTTCGCTTTGCGTTTGTTTCGCAGTAAAGTTGTATCAAGTTCAAACTCGTGCATGAGCCAGCGACCGTTTTGCGTCGAGCCATCGTTCTTGTAATGGAATCTTTTTCTCCTGCCAATAACCCTTCGAGAAGCCGAAAGTACTTTCCCTGGGGCGTCATCTCCTTTCCAGGTGCCGCTGCCGACTGTTCGGCTTATGCGCTTTCCCTTTGGGGTCTTCGTCTTGTGTTGGGTAATGAAGTAGAGGTCTGTTCTTCCTTGGTCTTTCTCACATAATTCTTTGAAAGCATCCCATATCTGCCATGGTTCTTGTTCTCCATAGAGATCGCAGAAAGGGACAAGCCCTTGGGGAAAGTCTTCTCCGTCTAGTATGGGACGAAGATAATGAACAAGTAGTTGTTCTGTGTCAGGCCTAAACCTGTACCCCGGAGGAGGATCATCGTGAACTGCCATGGAATTATTTTTAAGTACCGATACGAAGAGTGCCTGCTTTATTTCTTGTCTTCTTGAATAGTTTCTAATTTCTGCTGCGCTGAGGATGGTAAAGTGATAGCTAGTGCACTTAACAGAAGAACTCGTTCATATTTATAGTACGGGATCTTCAGCTACAAGAAACCTAGCTAAACCTAAACCAGGTGAGAGAAGAATTAATAGATACGCACACATTTCGGAGCTGCACACGTACGGAAATAATCAACACTATCTAATGTGGAACTAGCTTAATCATGTGGGCGTGATCGATCTGCTTTGGCATGCATGCATTGGGATCAATTAGGGGAGTCACATGCAGTGCATCAAATGCCACACATTCCAATCGTATATCTAGCTTGCATCCACCACTACGTACTATATCAAATTCTTAAGTGGTTGGAAATGCAACAATACTCTGatgtaaaattaaaaaagaCACGATTTAGTGATTTACAATACACATTAAAGCATAAAATCATTAATCACCGTATATtgatataaggaaaatattgattaattcatcaacctcttaaaaaaaaatccaatttgACCTAATTAAAAAAAGGCAAGCAAATTTATTTTGTAATACTTTTTAATTAATATTACGGTATTACCACTGACCAGTTACCAAATTTTATAAGGAAAAAAATACAattttagtcactcaacttttacttaatcgacactttggtcactcatgtTTATAAACTTTCACTTTAGTTACTCAACTTTAACTCCGACTATCACTTTATTCTGTTGGTAAATTTTTTCGATAAAAAAGATCAAGTGACGCCTCACATGCTATTTTTTAAGAGTTATTTTTTACcttcaaattcagaaaatttcaacCTATATTCAAATCTAAAGTCTCATGCACGTCTCTTCAACATCTTAGAAAAGATCTCACGCTTTTGAAAAGATAAAGACAAAAGCTTCGGCTTTAGAATCTTAGAAAGGGAGAGGTTAGATCACGAATCTCTGAATGTGGTATGAGTTAGTGATGGTGAACTATTGGAGCTATTTCAAAATCGATGGAGAGGCAGAACCAAATAATGGTAAGCATATTTAAACATGGTCCCTTGTATGTAGGCATTGTGCAGAATGAGTTTTCTCACTATTAATGGATTAAGTACATGAGTGGTTCAGAAATTAGGTCTAGATTTGTTATTGACATTTGATATAAGGTTTTGTAATTAAGaaattgggtttgggtttgattaTTGATATTGGATTTAGggaaaatgtttgatgtgtaTAAAGAATTTAATAAGAGAGATGCAATGGCAGGTCGAAGGAAAATGGGAAGGGAGGAAAATTAGAGGGAAGCTATAGATTTTGGAGGAAATTGTGAAGAGTTAGAGGAAAATGGCGGGTAAAAGATGAGGGACGAAAATAACCCTTAATAAGTAGCATGTGAGGCGTCATGTGACCTTTTTATCAGAAAAATTTACCAACGGACTAAAGTGATAGtcagagttaaagttgagtgactaaagtgaaattTATAAACATGGGTGACCAAAGTGTCGTTCAAGTGAAAATTGAGTGATTAAAActgtatttttttcattttataaatttgttgattttgttcatCAGCACTTCAGCTTAGGTATTCATAAATATTTTGGTCGGCATTCTTGGGCTTCTTATATGGGTTAGGATATTTAGGCCCATTGTTTAGCTTGGGTTATGCAACGCCTGATGAGCTGGGTTATGTAGGCCTGACAATTCAGCTCATGATCCGTTAACCGCCCATTAACCGGCCTCTAAAAACCTATTTTTTTCCGCCTGATAACTTAACGTGTTAATGGGCTGCCAACCCATTAACAACCTGTTAGTTAACGAGTGGAAACGGGTTGCACACCGGAACCCATCGAACCTGgttagaagagaaaaaaaaaaaagacttttttttttttttggaattgtgAGCCCAATATGTATTAACTTTTGATAGTTCGATTTAATGAAaatcaacaatgaaaaagagttttaatgggtaatgggttggaattaaaaaaaataaaaataaaaacatttttatttttttttatttttgagaagggttttaatagataatgggtgtgaaaaagagtttaaaaaaatgcaaaaaataaaataaaataataaattcatttttatgttgGCGGGTCTTAACAGGTTTCAATGGCCAATTTATTGTTAACATGTATTAACGGGTTTTAGTGGGTAATTGAttagaaaagaattttaaaatttaataaaaaaaaaaaaaaaaaccttagcagtcttaacgggttccaacgggtaACCCGCGAGTCCATCGGACTCAACCCGTTATAACCCGTTAAGATAACGGGTTATAACGGGTTGAGCCCGTTAATACCACCAACCCGTTAAGTCCGCCCATGACCGCACTGTTGCCAGGCCTAGGGTTATGCACTTATGCTATGCCACCCTTGTACTCTTTTGCCGTCCCACCTTCCGATACCAATGAAGCGAAGTTATGCCTAATAAGTAATAACTATAGAAAATGTTAGCAAACACGACCCTTTAGAAAATATTAACAAATACAGCGTTCGAATATAAATGACTTGTAcatctttcatttcttccattTCTGATCTCTTTCCACTCCAATTTCAGGTGCCATGAGGGCGAAACCTTTCAACTTCCCACTATATTGATTTCATTATTATTGTCTTGTAATGATACCAACTGAGATCTCAAACTTTGAAGTTGCCATACCTGAACTTTAATCAAGGGTAAAACCGTAAAACAAAATCCACCAACCACGAATAACATGCTCCTAGCCATTATCAATTTCATGCAATGAAAAAGTGATCAGTGCAAAGCTTTTCTCTCTTAAAGTTTGCAACTTTTGACCTTTATTGTTCACATTACTTGCTGCCTTTGCATTCCTTAATGCTTTTAGGAGCTTTTGGGTTGTCTTCTTGtcttgttttgggttttgcttagCCTCTTTGTTGGAAGCCAACTAATACTAGATGGGTTAACAATGCTTATCTGAGCCTATGATACATGACTTTCAGCGATtatatatattactttttttaataCTTTCAGTGATTAGAAGTTatatataattcttttttttgagGAGATCGAGTTATATATAATTCTTGCATGTAAAGGAAATCGTAGCAATCACAAGTGGGCAGTGATCTTGgctgcttttcatttcttttaatttttctaataAAATCCATGCTGCTTTTCTGAAAGATGCTTATGAACAGAGTAATTACCTTTGATTCTGAATCAATGTCTTGCCCTTAAATATGATATTAATACCACCCTCCATACGCAATCATGTATCAAAAGAGTGATTTGTTGGTTGTGGAGAGGTCTATGGGTAGTAATAATTTTGGTTGTGTTTTTGTGCATTTTGCAGACCAGTCATCAACATTTTTTCCTTCATATATATCACCTGTTTTTGTAgaaacatctttttttttttttttttttttttttttttgccgacGAGAGGAAGTAAAAATATCTTTGGTTAGAAGCATATAAAAATTATGGGAAAAGTACAATTTCTTCCTCAAGTTATAGTTTTTTTAGGGGAATGAAAGACTAATTCATTGATTGAGAATTATTACAATCAGAGATTAATATAGCCTCCACAGACGGAGGAAGATATGAAAAGAAATCTATTTGAAAATCAACATTCTTAGCCTCCTGAGCCAAGACATGAGCCACACCATTGGCCTGTCTTCCAACCTTGAGGACACAAGCTCCCAACGCCTCATGCAACAAAACCCGCAGATCTTCCAACAAAAAGCCGAGGTCCGACCCATCTAGTGCAGCAGACGCTAATCCGGACACCAAATCCAAACAATTTGTTTCCACAATCAAGGGCGTAAGATTATTCTCAATAGCCAACTGCACTCCTAGAACTAGAGCGAGCAGCTCCGCATGTCGAGCTGATTGAGCCAATGTGATAGAGTGCCTAAACCCATGAAGAAAAGCTCCCTCATGGTCCCTAAACACCCCACCTAATCTCGAGCGACCTGAGCCTTGATCAAAGGCAGCATCAACATTCAGTTTAACGAAGCCCAAAGGAGGTTTCGTCCACCTATTAACCAGCCTAGCAGCCAAACCCGACTGGTTAGAAGAACGAGCAGCTTTAAATTCTTCCTTGTTTAAAATCACCCTCCCAAACTTTAGCGTTTCTATGTCTCCAAATAGCCCACAAAATCATCAAATAATAGTCAAAAGACCGAGGACTCGACGAAGAGGCCAACAACAGCCAGTTTGCAACACTTGTAGGGGTCGTGTATAATGGGAGGTTGGCCCCCTGAAACAAACTAGTGGCATGGGGACAATCTCGAACCGCATGCAAAGGAGTCTCTATTTCTTCATCACAGAGAGGGCATTGGGTATCTAAATCAATACCACAATCACGAAGCCTACTCCGAGTAGGAAGAACATTGGAGGCTGCTTTCCATGCACAGATCTTTACACTACCTGGGACTGGCACTTTCCACAGCTGACGCCAAAGTACAACACTTGGGTTAGGTGTGGATGAATCCTCCAGAATCTGATCCCGAGCAATATGATAGGCTGATTTAACCGTGAACCGACCTCTTTTATCACCACCCCAAGTCCACCTATCCTTATGATTCAGGGGACTAAGGGGAATAGAAAGGATTTTCTGAACAATATGAAGAGGAAACAGTTCTGATAAGAGGGTGGCATTCCACATACCCGGGGAGCTAAGAAGATCAGCTATAGTAGTCACTCTGTCCGAGAAGAAAGCACTCAAGTCCTCTCCCATTAGCCACGGGTCCAGCCATATATTAGTAGTGAAACCATTACCAACATGTCGTTTAATACCAGCTTTAAGAATGTCACGACCCTGTAAAATACTCCGCCAAGCGTATGAAGGCTGTGTGCCTAGATTAGCTTCCCAAAAAGTACTATGGGGAAAATATAGAGCTTTGAAAAGTTGGCCAATCAAAGAATCATGATTTTGAAGTAGCCGCCACCCTTGCTTAGCTAACATCGCCAAATTGAAGGCAAAAAGATGTCGAAAACCCATACCTCCCAAACTTTTAGGTTTACAAAGCTCATCCCAAGCCCTCCAATGCATagtcttcttctcttccataCTTCCCCACCAAAATTGAGCACACAGTTGGTGAAGCTCCTGAATAAGATTCTGAGGTAGCAAGTAACAATTCATTGTGTATAACGGTACTGCTTGAGCTACCGCTTTGATTAGAATTTCTCTACCTGCAGCACTGAGTAATTTAGATCTCCAACCTGTCAATTTTTTGGACAAGTTATCTTTAATATAGGCAAATGTATCAGATCTAGACCTGCCAACAAGGGTCGGGATCCCTAAATACTTCTCATGCTTATCCACCACCTGAACTCCCAGAATCTGGGCCATACTGTCCCTCATATGTGGCAAAACACTTCCACTGAAGACAACATTACTCTTCTGTAGATTCACTTGTTGCCCAGAAGCTCTTTCATAAATATTGAGCAAATTTCGTACCATATTCCTCAAGTTATATTTGGATGAACTTTATGAGGATTTATGCTTTAACAAAATGTATTAAAGAGTATTCTTGTGATTGAGAGAATGTGTGAAACTATTTTTGTTAGACTATTGAAAGAACTTTTTTATGTCCACAGCTATTTGGTTTAGTAAAATAAAACTCCTATTTGAAATTGGAATGTCTTGAGATCGTATAAGTTTTCTTTATCCTTTCAAATTTAACTAAATGTGTAACATCTAGTTTTGAGTGGCATAAAACATCCTCAATTAACTTACGACCCTACGAGCGTGAATACAATGAGATTGTAGTCTACAAGAGCTCATCGGCCACTAGTTAACTTGACGATCAAAATTATGGAAGTATATATTATGAACGAGTACGTCGCAGTGTTTGGAACGAAGGATAGAAAGTAAAATGGAAATCACCTCAAACTCAAAGTGAAACTTGCAAGagttccacaatcatttgtcaCTCATTCCCCACatgcgcgcgcgcgcgcacgCGTGTGGGTGAAGACTCGCGCGTTGGTTCGTAAATTAAGAGTTCCAAACTCAGGGAAGTCTCTGGCTCTCTCTGTTTTCAGGAAAAGCAGTGAGACGAAAAAAGAGAAAGCAGAGAAACAGAGACACACccccaaaagcaaaagcaacaaAGATCACAAACCTATTTtcaatcaaatcaaatatgAAAAGCAAAAAGACAACCCAAGCCAAGGCCGACCGCGTTAACTCCATTAAGCAACTCATGGAGAAGATCCCACTTACATGCTCTGAACCCAACACACATTCTCTCTTGTTCACAGTCCCGTCATTCTTCTCTTTGAGCTCACAGTGCCAATGTCTGAGATTGTGGTTGCAGAGCCCATCTATGATGATCGAGCAGAGGAAAAAAGACCCATTACCAGGTATCTCACCATGGGCAGTGGGAGTGATCATAATCATCCTCCTGAGCCATTTGAGAGCGAGAGATTGCCTGCCACTTTGGCCTCAAAAATCCGGAGCTTTCTTCGGGTTGCAAACTTGATCGAAAGCGAGGAGCCTCGGATTGCTTATCTGTGTaagttgttgattttttttttttttttttattcttttgttgaATATAGTTTGTGTTATAAGGTGTTAAAGATGTGAAAAAATTTTCAATTCATTTGAAGGTTTAGAGAGTTAAGTGGCAAGTATTGGAATTTGAGGTAAAGGGCAGTATGGAAGTCATAGGATAAACACAAGGTGACCGACTGGAAGACCTTTTCATAGGGGTTATTGGAGGTTCTGTTGATAATTACTGGTTAGATTGAGCTTTATTGTCAATGATAGGATGAAGTCCCAGGATTTGACAAAGTTTCACGTAAGCTAATGCTAGGGTAAATAGCTTGTTTAACGATCACATTTTTGGTGCATTAAGCAGTAAGAGAGATGTGGCTTGGCTTATTTAAACAATTGAGAGGTTGTTATTAATTTTGAAGCGGCTTGCTGACAAAATCCATGTCCATAGGCAGGTgcaaatatattttctttgaaCTAATGAACTGTTTTGTCAGAGAGCtgagagaaaaaaattgaaggaaaatTTGATTATACCAACCAAAACCTGAAACTAAGGCCAGAAAATTTTCGTGGTAGGTAGTTGAGTAGAAAATTTTGTTCTTTTGGCTATTAAAGATCTAATTTAGGTTGCACAAGGTCAGTTTTTTAAATTACTTTACCTTCCTCAACAACAGAAGAAGGTAAAATAACACGCTTAACCATCCACCTTAATTTTAAGGAAACTGCtttccccttttcttttctttgaatttaCTCATGGAAGATATTTGAACACTTGTTTTTAAGATGAAGAACCCAAACCTACAAGTATCTTGATTTAACATCCATGCATGGGGCAATAACATTGTCTAAGTGAACTTTTTGGGCAGGCCGCTTTCATGCCTTTGAAATAGCACATAACATGGACCGTCGTTCGAATGGGAGGGGTGTTCGACAATTCAAAACTACCCTTCTGCAGCGACTTGAACAGGTGGTTCTCCACATTGACTTGTACTACATGCAGTTGCTTATGGAATAATTGCATAACTTGTATGCATGTAGTAACATTAGGTCAAAATGGCAGTTAGAACCTTAGTAAACAGATATGCTGCACAGGTATTTTAGTTACCGATTGTCTGATAAATTGAACTAGTCTCAACAATGTTTTTAAACGTAACATACAATTTTGAAGTTCACGTGCTAGGTTAAAGACAAAACTCTTACTTAGCATGATATTACTATTCTTTCATCATTATCTGTGAGATACCagctgattgatttgagatGGCATCACATTAATGTGCAGTGTATACAAACCAATTGTAATAATTTTGTCTCAGTTAAGTAGTGTAACTGGTGATTATGTTTCCTCTCATTATATCATTAGCTAGAGTTCTATGTTTTTAAACAGTGATCTTTTCCATCTCTTGTATATCCTTCTGTTGGTTGGATGTATACTTTATGTTTCTTGTGTCTGTTAAGTTCTCTGACGCAAATAGTATTTGTGgaagcaaaaagttgatttcttcTTCTGGTGTGGAATAATAATTCTTCCCAACTCTGTACTGTTGGTTTTAATGGGTTATAGGATGAAGAAACTACAATTAGGAAACGGAAGGAAAAGAGTGATCTACGCGAGTTAAGACGCGTTTATCATTCTTACAAGGAGTACATCATCAAACATGAAGGAGCATTTAGCATAGAAAATAGGTAAATACATCCATGCACACTTCtgtgtatattatatatattgagATATCCTTCTTCGTTTCTAATCACCTCAAAGAATTTATTAGATTTCTCTACTGTCAAAATTGATTCCTGGGAATTTATCTGAATCAGTCACAGAGAGAAGTTGATAAATGCGCGTATAATTGGTTCTGTATTGTTTGAAGTCTTAAAGACAGTTTCAAATACAGCCGGTCCTCAggtaattttcctttttttgattTCCATTTCATTGCATGCATTCTTCATTTTCTCATGTAGTATATGATGACAAAGGTAATGCTTTTGTTTGTATTATCTGAAATATATTTCTCTACATGGCATTCCATGtcatttttcttaatgtttatatATAGGCCCTGGCTAATAGAGGTGGTATCCAGACAAAACCTTATGATATATATAATATTCTACCACTTGATCAAGGAGGTATTCAGCAACCAATCATGCAGCTACCTGAGGTAAGGTGCTGACTGTCAATACAAGTGTTTTGTTTTCGTCTTTCATTCCTTTTTCTGTAACTTGTGGTCATAGCAGTACGTACATGATAGTGCAGCAAGCCTATGAATTGTAAAATGGGGATTTCagttttaataaataaataaatgaaatactACAGATTAAGGCGGCAGTAGCAGCAATACGGTATATTCGTGGCATACcttccaatgaagatcttcAGAAACATGGGACTTTCattgatttgtttgattttcttcaGTACTGCTTTGGATTTCAGGTAATGTATTCCAAATTTCGATTTAATTTCCTCTTGCCTCCCCTGCTCCTCCTTCTATAAATTATAGCTGCTTTCATAACATGTAGTGAATAATGGGCCAATTGGAGATGCATTACATAGTTTACTTTGCTTTTGTTCCTTTCAGAATTGattcattttatattttatgtCAGGAAGGGAATGTAGCCAATCAGAGAGAGCATCTGCTTCTACTCCTTGCTAATATTCACAAACGGAAAACTCATAAACAGACATCTGTCTCAAAAGTGATTTTCTTTGGCGTTTATACATATTGGTTTAGTATTATACTGTTTCTGCTTTTGTGTTGATACAATTTAATCTTATAATATCAGTTAGGAGATGCTGCAGTGGACGAGTTAATGCGGagaatttttaaaaattatacaaactggtgcaagtttttGGGAAGGAAAAGCAACATCCGGTAAGATATTTATGATCTGGAAATGGAACTTTCTTAAGGATTACTATTCTGACCCAATGAATTTAATTCCTATAGGACTTAAGTCATCTGCTTTTTATATCGATTTGTCCATAAGATGATTGTATGatacacaagttttttttttttccttttgcgaCCTCTTAAATCTTAGTACTTAAACTTGTCTGAGTTTTTCTTACCTCATTAAATCattataattcaaatatttatctGTACAGGTTACCTTATGTGAAACAAGAAGCCCAACAATATAAACTTCTATTTCTGGGGCTTTACCTTCTTATATGGGGCGAGGCTGCAAACTTGCGATTCATGCCAGAGTGTCTCTGTTATATTTTTCACCATGTAAGCTCACCATCTATTGCTGTCTGGCATAATACTGGTTCAAACTTGTTGTTCATAGCTTCATATTGCCCTTTCAAACCCATTTTAACATTTAAATCTTGTTAAATCTAGCAAGATTCATTCTCACTTGAATATATAAATGTGTGTTCATGTTTCTATGATATGTGTGATTTAGTTTGTGCTGCCTTTTCGGTTCTGGAGTTTTGTAATACTTGAAATCCCTGATTGACTTTGGTGCATTGAAcctatatttattttatatttcatgaTTTACCTCATGTACTATGCACAATAATCATTAGTAATCATAATGGTTCTTTCCTCTATGAACACATGAATTGCAAGAGCTCCATTTCGTAGGTCATGCATGAAATTTGTATGCCATTACTAatagtttctttttatttatttatttattttaagatGGCATATGAGCTACATGGCATGTTAACTGGTGCTGTTAGCTTGACAACATGGGAGAAGGTCATGCCAGCATATGGAGGGCAGTCTGAGTCTTTCCTTAACAATGTTGTTGCCCCCATATATGGGGTTATAAGAGAGGTACTTTATGAGTTCAACCTATGCTTTCAGTTGAACCAGTTTTTTGTAGCGAATCCGTTATTCATTTTTTGTAATGTAACTGAAGGAAGCCGAGAAAAGCAAGTGTGGGACAGCTGACCATTCCACATGGAGAAACTATGATGATCTGAATGAGTATTTTTGGTTAGCATTCTTGAATTATATATGCATAGATATGTATTGCATCCTGTATTCCAATGTCCTGCCTATGATCTTGAGACTCTGAAATCTGCTATCTTTTGGCAGGTCTTCTGATTGTTTTGAAATCGGTTGGCCCATGCGTCTAGATCACGATTTCTTCTTTACAGACTCTCCAACAAAATCCAATGCTAAGAATGCTTCAGCATCCACTGCTCCTgtagaagaaagaaggaaggaAGATGAGGAGGAAGATGAAGTTGGGGTATGTTATATTGCATCATATTACTGAATTGGCACCTTTTCATGATTGCAGTTAACTGATTATAAATTGCATTGTAAAAGGTCTTCTTCTACTGGAATAGCTTTCTAATGGCTATATGCCTATATATAGTTGAAGAAACTATAAAGCATGTTTTTATTAAGAGCTCTAGTCTAGGCATTTATATATAaacttgtcattttttttttctgcaacaCATTTTCATAACTCAGTTTAGATTACTTTTTTATTTGATACTACGTTGTGTCAGGAACCAGTGGTTTTGGGTAATACTTCTATCCTGATTTACACTATTTGGAATTGGATTTGGGTATAAGTTGGAAAGAGAAATAAGAAAAGCAGATCACCCCTCAGTCAAACTGCTATATTCTCTAATAGCTTAAAAGAAGGACCGTTAGTTTACAATAGTATATCcatgtttaatttattttgatatttcTTCTATGTCTCACATGATTTTCTGTTCTAACAGGTTAGTAAAGAAGAAGTCCGTGAACCCAAATGGTTGGGCAAAACAAATTTCGTAGAAGTACGTTCGTTTTGGCAAATTTTTAGAAGCTTTGACAGAATGTGGAGCTTTTTTATTGTTTCACTTCAGGTAAACTTAAATTAGTCTAACAGCTTGAACAATACATCCTTTACGCTATAATTTCCTTTGTtgcttaattttttctttttcttgtaggCATTAATAATTATGGCATGCCATGAATTGGAATCTCCACTTCAGTTGTTTGACAAAGTTATATTTGAGGATATCATGAGCATCTTCATTACATCTGCATTTCTTAAATTCATACAAGGTACAAttaagaatttttttcttttactctcACAGTATTGAATGCACCTTAAAAATTACTCAAGCCTTATCATGTTTCTACATAGTCTTGGTATGTTTTATTAACTTTTCAGGCAGAAGAAGCTTTAGTTTGTCTTACGAGATATATCAATCCATTAGTCTATATTAGCAGTGTAATGTCTATCTCATCATGTCTTTTATGTCATAGACTAAAGCACAATATTTGTTAGTCTCTGTTTCTGCTTCACAAGTTATTCTAGTGTATGTGGAGATCCAATATGAGTTCTATGCTGGGTTGGTCTTTTTTATTCAAGTGATTACACAGAGCCTTATTTGTGACTGATTCTTTTGGGATATCAATAAGCATACTGGCATGAGGAGCACTTCCGAGACTCATGCAACAATGATTTAAAAGCCAACCCAATAATGCCTCATAGGCTCAGGGTTATTGCAGTAGTTGACTCCAATGGGCCCTAAGTTTCTAACCATGGCACTCAGGATTATTGTTGATGTGAACAGTAGTCATATATCTTGATGGCTGATTTGTTAATTCATTTAGCCTAAATCAAACCTCCTAGTTAAATTAATGTCTATATAGCTTAAGTGACTGCCTAATTGGCTCATCGAAGGTCTCTTGAAAGAAATTTATGTCTTTCTATCCTGTAGACATCCATGTATTCTATTGATAAGTAATGGAATACACAGATGCTCTGTCATTTATCTAAATTTTCTTTCCTTCATCGGTTAAGACAAGGGAGTACCCTAATTTTGCATGTGTGTTTGCTGTTGTGCAAGTGTGTATTGACTTGAGTCTGACATCATTGTGTATTTGGTCATGTAATTCTTCTATGGAATCACCTTATACAGCCAGCACATCCTCCATTTAACACACATGCAAAACTTGGTTGAAGAATTCTTATAGCTCCAACATACCTATGTTTTTTATCTTAGAAAAGATTATACTGTTGCCATTTAAAGTACCTGTCCAGAAGTAAACTGAGTAATTGTTCTTTTTCATTACTGTCTAACATTTGCTTACTTGGATTTTTGAGTGATCACCTCCTACTATTATATATGATTATATGATATCTGATTGAGGTCTGGGATTGCAGCAATACTCGACATTGCCTTTACATGGAAAGTGAGACAAACACTGGACTTCTCTGCAAAAGTAAAACATGTTATGAAGCTCGGTGTTGCAATGATATGGACTATAGTTCTTCCTGTATATTATGCTAATTCTAGAAGAAAATATACTTGTTATCCCACAACAT
It encodes:
- the LOC112203435 gene encoding NAC domain-containing protein 41-like, with the protein product MAVHDDPPPGYRFRPDTEQLLVHYLRPILDGEDFPQGLVPFCDLYGEQEPWQIWDAFKELCEKDQGRTDLYFITQHKTKTPKGKRISRTVGSGTWKGDDAPGKVLSASRRVIGRRKRFHYKNDGSTQNGRWLMHEFELDTTLLRNKRKAKDHVLCILRKNNRSVKKNSEGQEGQEEDEMSWDGGDDQQDGDLPEPEFVEEETTTTQKPDELRKYAMEFEVYLKKQTADQAVKRKDHKDSHKMSLEDIENHLMSDD